A single [Chlorobium] sp. 445 DNA region contains:
- the lptC gene encoding LPS export ABC transporter periplasmic protein LptC, giving the protein MLRLLSFVLLSMLAFLALSACSSKTMPARQSLLIINQDFPVQETWEARVIFTDSGKIKATIYAPHVAQYARGGNTTEKHLDGAIEVHFYNSKGEHSSRLNARRGIIYPNNDIEVFDRVVMVSDDCTTVRTEYAKWTSKDQKIRSDKFVTIRRPTETLSGYGFESDQHFKNYRIFKATAVMKVRQAHEE; this is encoded by the coding sequence ATGCTGCGCCTCCTAAGTTTTGTACTGCTTTCTATGCTTGCTTTTCTTGCGCTTTCTGCATGTAGCAGCAAGACTATGCCAGCACGACAAAGTTTGCTTATCATCAACCAAGATTTTCCTGTTCAGGAGACTTGGGAAGCACGCGTCATCTTCACAGATTCGGGTAAGATAAAAGCCACGATTTATGCTCCTCATGTCGCCCAATATGCAAGGGGCGGTAACACGACAGAAAAACACTTGGATGGCGCCATAGAAGTACATTTTTACAACTCAAAAGGCGAACACAGTTCTCGCCTTAATGCTCGGCGTGGCATCATTTATCCGAACAATGATATTGAAGTATTTGACCGCGTGGTCATGGTCTCGGACGACTGCACAACCGTGCGCACGGAATACGCCAAATGGACGAGCAAAGATCAAAAAATTCGCTCTGACAAGTTTGTAACAATTCGTCGACCAACAGAAACACTTAGCGGATACGGATTTGAGAGCGATCAGCACTTCAAAAACTACCGCATTTTCAAAGCGACTGCTGTGATGAAGGTGCGTCAAGCACACGAAGAGTAA
- a CDS encoding capsule biosynthesis protein CapA, with the protein MQLKSTFLAVSTILWLFFIVPGLAPHSVAQTRVRIAAVGDLMCHESQIKEAWRDSLYSFDSCYAFITPLFSGADIVTGNLETVHAGKAQVFTGYPRFNTPDEYSLAAKRAGFNFLTTANNHSYDRATIGITRTLDVLDSLGIMHTGTSRSDSSRAKPKIFNINGIKLGWLAYTQFSNDSVPQVHRTRLNLYDTTHIKEDIAWLRALPDSMRPDKILLSLHWGYEYELEPRDNQRKMARWLFEAGVDYILGAHPHVVQPTERLQIVRDGASHECFIIYSMGNFLSGQRPLPRPMGIVVYLTLEKDSLNQVNLLSTEYALTYVHLTKDTVQKKPKPITRSKRYILPLAEWCEGEKAKLLPVSVVSDMKK; encoded by the coding sequence ATGCAACTCAAGTCCACATTTTTAGCAGTATCGACGATATTGTGGCTATTTTTCATCGTGCCAGGTCTCGCCCCACATTCAGTTGCACAGACACGCGTGAGGATTGCCGCTGTCGGCGACCTGATGTGCCATGAATCACAAATCAAAGAAGCCTGGCGCGATAGTCTCTATTCGTTTGATTCGTGCTATGCGTTCATTACCCCGCTGTTTTCAGGCGCAGATATTGTAACGGGCAATCTTGAGACCGTGCATGCTGGCAAAGCACAAGTTTTCACAGGTTACCCGCGCTTCAATACGCCCGATGAATACTCGCTTGCCGCCAAACGTGCTGGCTTCAATTTCCTGACCACAGCCAATAATCATTCTTACGACCGTGCCACGATTGGCATCACACGCACGCTCGACGTGCTCGATAGTTTGGGCATCATGCATACAGGTACAAGCCGCAGCGATAGCAGCCGTGCAAAGCCCAAAATCTTCAACATTAACGGCATCAAACTAGGATGGTTAGCTTATACACAATTCTCTAATGACAGTGTGCCGCAAGTGCATCGCACGCGGCTTAACCTCTACGATACAACGCATATCAAAGAGGACATCGCATGGCTGCGAGCGTTGCCCGATAGCATGCGACCCGACAAAATCTTGCTGTCTTTGCATTGGGGATACGAATACGAGTTAGAACCGCGCGACAATCAGCGCAAAATGGCACGCTGGCTATTTGAAGCAGGCGTAGATTACATCTTGGGCGCGCACCCGCATGTGGTGCAACCAACAGAACGCTTGCAGATTGTGCGAGATGGGGCATCTCATGAGTGTTTCATCATCTATTCAATGGGAAATTTTCTTTCAGGTCAGCGACCGCTGCCGCGCCCGATGGGGATTGTGGTCTATCTGACGCTTGAAAAAGATTCGCTCAATCAAGTCAATTTGCTCAGCACAGAATACGCCCTGACCTATGTACATCTGACCAAAGACACCGTACAGAAAAAGCCGAAGCCTATCACGCGCAGCAAGCGCTACATTCTGCCCTTAGCTGAATGGTGCGAAGGAGAAAAAGCTAAACTTTTGCCCGTCAGTGTAGTGAGCGATATGAAAAAATGA
- a CDS encoding glycoside hydrolase — MKVIFTCAWLALSVQAFAQLQSPKYELRAAWIATVANIDFPSRKGLPADLQQIEFQAMLDSLKALGMNAVIVQVRPAADAFYPSPKEPWSEWLTGVQGKAPEPYYDPLAFMIEAAHKRNMEFHAWLNPYRAVFDTDSSSIVPEHITQQKPEWFFQYGKKKYFNPGVPEVRNYIVEVIADLVQRYDLDAVHFDDYFYPYHIANVPFEADTATFRTYANGFTSINDWRRHNVNVLIESVHKTLRTLKPKVKFGISPFAVWRNRKDDKRGSETEAGQPTYDYLYADVRKWLQKGWIDYVAPQLYFAKAFKKVPYDVMLAWWSRNTFGKHLYIGQGAYRIGRDSLWKNPSELPNQLRLNRQNQIVKGSIYFSANALLKNPLGIADSLKQDFYRLPAFVPPMRWKDAMPPNPPRNLRAIKSDSSTVLVWQVPQPARDGESATYFAIYHFGEKEKVNLNNPHRIVAVLRDTLWHITQTGKYAVTAFDRLHNESRPAMLMVR; from the coding sequence ATGAAAGTGATTTTTACATGCGCATGGCTTGCGCTGTCAGTGCAAGCCTTTGCCCAATTGCAGTCGCCAAAGTATGAATTGCGTGCGGCGTGGATTGCCACCGTAGCAAACATTGATTTTCCCTCACGCAAAGGCTTGCCGGCAGATTTGCAACAAATAGAATTTCAAGCGATGTTAGATTCGCTGAAGGCACTTGGGATGAATGCTGTGATTGTGCAAGTGCGCCCCGCTGCAGATGCCTTTTATCCGAGTCCGAAAGAACCGTGGTCGGAGTGGCTCACAGGTGTGCAGGGTAAGGCGCCAGAGCCGTACTACGACCCGCTGGCTTTCATGATTGAAGCGGCACACAAACGCAACATGGAATTTCACGCTTGGCTTAATCCATACCGAGCAGTGTTTGACACAGATTCGTCAAGCATTGTTCCTGAGCATATCACGCAGCAAAAGCCAGAATGGTTTTTTCAATATGGCAAAAAGAAATACTTTAACCCGGGTGTGCCAGAAGTGCGCAATTACATCGTCGAAGTCATCGCAGACCTTGTCCAACGCTACGACCTTGATGCTGTGCACTTCGATGATTACTTTTATCCCTATCACATTGCAAATGTGCCCTTTGAGGCTGATACGGCAACATTTCGCACTTATGCAAATGGTTTTACATCAATCAATGACTGGCGGCGGCACAATGTCAATGTACTCATTGAAAGTGTGCATAAGACACTTCGCACGCTCAAACCCAAAGTCAAGTTTGGCATTAGTCCATTTGCAGTATGGCGCAATCGCAAAGATGACAAACGAGGCTCTGAGACTGAAGCAGGGCAGCCAACGTACGACTATCTTTACGCCGATGTGCGTAAGTGGCTCCAAAAAGGCTGGATTGACTATGTAGCGCCGCAACTCTACTTTGCAAAGGCTTTCAAGAAAGTGCCGTATGATGTTATGTTAGCGTGGTGGAGTCGCAATACATTTGGCAAACATCTTTACATTGGGCAGGGGGCATATCGTATTGGGCGCGATTCACTGTGGAAAAATCCGTCTGAGCTGCCTAACCAGTTGCGCTTAAATCGGCAAAATCAGATTGTGAAGGGAAGCATCTATTTCAGTGCAAACGCGCTGCTAAAAAATCCGCTGGGGATTGCAGATAGTCTGAAACAGGACTTTTATCGCTTGCCAGCTTTTGTGCCGCCGATGCGCTGGAAAGATGCCATGCCGCCAAATCCACCAAGAAATTTGCGTGCCATAAAGAGCGATAGTAGCACGGTGCTGGTGTGGCAGGTGCCGCAGCCTGCACGCGATGGTGAGAGCGCAACTTACTTTGCCATTTACCACTTTGGAGAAAAAGAAAAAGTAAATTTGAATAACCCGCACCGCATTGTGGCTGTGCTGCGTGATACGCTCTGGCATATCACTCAAACAGGAAAGTATGCCGTTACAGCGTTTGACCGTTTGCACAACGAAAGCAGACCAGCGATGCTGATGGTAAGGTAA
- a CDS encoding molybdenum cofactor guanylyltransferase — MNFSIVIMLYGLVLAGGKSKRMGRDKGALTYHGVSQRVFAARLLSEFCQEVFVSCRAEQVQTLEPELQPLVDAFHDLGPTGGILTALHFKPDCAWLVVACDLPFLSSDALQALIAARDPSKMATAYQNPDNHLPEPLIAIYEPKSREGLLAAVRQGKNCPRKFLLSTDCKLLMPQKRETVANINTPQEYEQALAALANR, encoded by the coding sequence ATGAATTTTAGCATCGTCATCATGCTCTACGGATTAGTTTTAGCAGGTGGTAAAAGCAAGAGGATGGGGCGCGATAAAGGCGCACTGACTTATCACGGGGTCTCGCAGCGTGTCTTTGCAGCGCGTTTGCTCTCGGAGTTTTGTCAAGAGGTGTTTGTGTCGTGTCGCGCTGAACAAGTGCAGACACTTGAGCCTGAACTTCAGCCGCTCGTTGATGCCTTTCACGACTTAGGACCTACGGGTGGCATTCTCACTGCATTGCATTTCAAACCTGACTGTGCATGGCTTGTGGTCGCTTGTGATTTGCCGTTTCTTTCCAGCGATGCTCTTCAAGCGCTAATTGCAGCGCGCGACCCAAGCAAAATGGCAACGGCGTACCAAAATCCTGACAATCATCTCCCCGAACCTTTGATTGCTATCTATGAGCCCAAAAGCCGAGAAGGCTTGCTTGCAGCGGTGAGACAAGGCAAAAACTGTCCGCGCAAATTTTTGCTTAGCACAGATTGCAAACTCCTTATGCCACAAAAGCGCGAAACTGTGGCAAACATCAACACGCCTCAAGAATATGAGCAAGCCCTTGCAGCGTTGGCTAATCGCTAA
- the moaC gene encoding cyclic pyranopterin monophosphate synthase MoaC yields MSSDRFSHLDSSGNPTMVNVGEKPITHRLARAQAIVELGEEILARLQNGEIHAKKGAVFQTAIIAGVMAAKKTGELIPLCHPLGLENCQITIAPISKSEVKVECTAELYGKTGVEMEALTGATLAALTIYDMCKALSHRIIIKEVKLLEKRGGKSDFKSE; encoded by the coding sequence ATGTCGAGTGATAGATTTTCGCATCTCGATAGCAGTGGCAATCCGACAATGGTCAATGTTGGTGAAAAGCCTATAACGCATCGACTGGCAAGAGCGCAAGCAATTGTAGAACTTGGCGAAGAGATTCTCGCACGCTTGCAAAATGGAGAAATTCATGCCAAAAAAGGTGCTGTGTTTCAAACGGCAATCATTGCAGGCGTGATGGCTGCCAAAAAGACCGGTGAGCTCATTCCGCTTTGCCACCCGCTGGGCTTGGAAAATTGCCAAATTACGATTGCACCAATTTCCAAAAGTGAAGTCAAAGTCGAGTGCACCGCAGAACTCTACGGCAAGACTGGCGTCGAAATGGAAGCCTTGACTGGCGCAACACTTGCGGCACTAACGATTTACGATATGTGCAAAGCGCTATCGCACCGTATTATCATTAAAGAAGTTAAATTGTTGGAAAAACGGGGCGGTAAGTCCGATTTCAAATCAGAGTGA